Proteins encoded by one window of Collimonas fungivorans:
- the pbpC gene encoding penicillin-binding protein 1C — MKSTGIRRWAPGAAPTLALVLALSAGPVHALQSFADVQQEFRSSEASLYDRKGQLLQQVRMNPNERRLSWVALEDVSPALRNALVASEDRRFYQHSGVDWNAVAAAAWGNLWNTKTRGASTITMQLAGLLDDDLRRRNAPRSIGQKMSQVVVAQQLERNWRKDQILEAYLNLVSFRGELVGIHALSRVLFGKHPSGLSQREAAIAVALIRGPNATPARVAERACRILREQRSGDECKGLEDFTLLALVRTGSNSEVIVTTTAPQLAPHLARKLLRTPGQSVRSTLDGGVQRFANDALRRQLAALVERNIEDGAIVVLDNASGDVLAWVGSSGSFSNAADVDGVVALRQAGSTLKPFLYELAIEKKWMTAASILNDSAINLPTASGLYIPQNYDKQFKGLVSVRTALASSLNIPAVRTLVTVTPTTFFERLQGLGFQLRESGDYYGYSLALGSADVSLLALSNAYRALANQGRYSGVRTALSDPAVKMRKVMDPGAAFIIGDILSDRSARSRTFGLENALSTRVWAAVKTGTSKDMRDNWAVGYSDRYTVGVWVGNASGLPMWDVSGVTGAAPIWQEVMQYLHTRDQLRQQIPKKPAGVVEQDIRYQDKLEASRPEYFLAGTEQSLITTAKSDDISIAIRYPTPGMLVALDPDIPPQRQRIRFAADGLSSGMWRLDGKLLAMPVAQAGKANGKTAKRQAAASDPQLAFDWMPWPGRHVLELLDHKMAVVDQVRFEVRGAVANTLPQSAGRTGKK, encoded by the coding sequence GTGAAGTCGACTGGAATCAGGCGCTGGGCGCCGGGCGCTGCACCGACGTTGGCCTTGGTGCTGGCCTTAAGTGCCGGCCCGGTGCACGCCCTGCAAAGTTTCGCCGATGTGCAGCAGGAGTTCCGTTCTTCCGAAGCTAGCCTGTACGACCGCAAGGGCCAGCTGCTGCAGCAGGTCCGCATGAATCCGAACGAACGACGCCTGTCGTGGGTGGCGCTGGAAGATGTGTCGCCGGCGCTGCGCAATGCACTGGTGGCGTCGGAAGACCGGCGTTTCTACCAGCACAGCGGGGTCGACTGGAACGCCGTGGCGGCGGCAGCGTGGGGCAACCTGTGGAACACCAAGACCCGCGGCGCTTCGACCATCACCATGCAACTGGCGGGTTTGCTGGATGACGACCTGCGGCGGCGCAATGCGCCACGTTCGATCGGGCAGAAAATGTCGCAGGTGGTAGTGGCGCAGCAGTTGGAGCGCAACTGGCGCAAGGACCAGATCCTGGAAGCCTACCTGAACCTGGTCAGTTTCAGGGGCGAGCTGGTCGGCATACACGCCTTGTCGCGGGTATTGTTCGGCAAACACCCCAGCGGCCTGAGCCAGCGCGAAGCGGCGATTGCGGTGGCGCTGATCCGCGGCCCGAACGCGACGCCGGCCAGGGTCGCCGAACGCGCCTGCCGCATCTTGCGGGAACAGCGCTCGGGAGATGAATGCAAGGGTCTGGAAGATTTCACCTTGCTGGCGCTGGTGCGCACCGGCTCCAACTCGGAAGTCATCGTCACCACCACCGCACCGCAACTGGCGCCGCACCTGGCGCGCAAGCTGCTGCGTACACCCGGGCAGTCTGTGCGTTCAACCCTGGATGGCGGCGTGCAGCGTTTTGCCAACGATGCCTTGCGGCGCCAGCTGGCGGCGCTGGTGGAACGCAATATCGAAGACGGCGCCATTGTCGTGCTCGACAACGCCAGCGGCGACGTGCTGGCCTGGGTCGGTTCCAGCGGTTCCTTTTCGAACGCGGCCGATGTCGACGGCGTGGTTGCTTTGCGCCAGGCTGGCTCGACCTTGAAACCGTTCCTGTACGAACTGGCGATCGAAAAAAAGTGGATGACCGCAGCCTCGATCCTGAACGATTCGGCGATCAACCTGCCGACCGCCAGCGGCTTGTACATCCCGCAAAATTACGACAAGCAGTTTAAAGGCCTGGTCAGTGTGCGGACCGCCCTGGCGTCGTCGCTGAACATTCCGGCGGTGCGGACCCTGGTGACGGTGACGCCCACGACTTTCTTCGAGCGGCTGCAAGGACTGGGTTTCCAGTTGCGCGAATCCGGCGACTATTACGGCTACAGCCTGGCGCTGGGCAGCGCCGACGTCAGCTTGCTGGCGCTGAGCAATGCCTACCGCGCGCTGGCCAACCAGGGGCGCTACAGCGGCGTGCGTACTGCGCTGAGCGATCCTGCGGTAAAAATGCGCAAGGTAATGGATCCCGGCGCCGCTTTCATCATCGGCGACATCTTGTCCGACCGCAGCGCCCGCAGCCGCACCTTCGGCCTGGAGAACGCGCTTTCGACGCGCGTCTGGGCGGCGGTCAAGACCGGTACTTCCAAGGACATGCGCGACAACTGGGCGGTCGGTTATTCGGACCGGTATACGGTAGGCGTCTGGGTCGGCAATGCGTCCGGCCTGCCGATGTGGGACGTATCCGGCGTGACCGGCGCCGCGCCGATCTGGCAGGAAGTGATGCAATACCTGCACACGCGTGACCAGCTGCGGCAGCAGATCCCGAAAAAACCGGCCGGCGTGGTGGAGCAGGACATCCGCTACCAGGACAAGCTTGAAGCGTCGCGTCCGGAGTATTTCCTGGCTGGGACAGAGCAAAGCCTGATCACCACCGCCAAGTCAGATGACATCAGCATCGCCATCCGTTATCCGACGCCGGGCATGCTGGTCGCGCTGGACCCGGATATTCCGCCGCAGCGGCAGCGCATACGGTTTGCCGCCGATGGCTTGTCCAGCGGCATGTGGCGGCTGGATGGCAAGCTGCTGGCAATGCCGGTGGCGCAGGCCGGCAAGGCAAATGGCAAGACAGCCAAGCGCCAGGCAGCCGCTTCCGATCCGCAGCTTGCTTTCGACTGGATGCCGTGGCCCGGCCGGCATGTGCTGGAATTGCTGGACCATAAAATGGCCGTGGTTGACCAGGTCCGTTTTGAAGTGCGCGGCGCGGTTGCAAATACTTTGCCGCAAAGTGCAGGCCGCACCGGTAAAAAATAA
- a CDS encoding M20/M25/M40 family metallo-hydrolase produces MRMQIGRLPTQATLALALATLGVMASAQTLSPETQRYHDIYKELVEINTSHSAGDTTKAAHAMEKHLLDAGFTASDIQVIEPFPRKGNLVLRFKGNGSKQPLLLLAHIDVVEAKREDWKTDPFQLQETGGYFTARGSIDDKAMASAFVSVLSQLKQEGFKPSRDIILALTTDEERGDVESNGAKWLIANKPELLKAEFGINEGGGGELRDGKPNLHRIQVAEKIYATYELEARDAGGHSSTPTASNPIYAIAAALNRLSAYRFPVHLAEVTTGYFARSAPFASGQLAADMRAVGSGKPDAAAIERLSAIPDYNAQLRSTCVATMVSAGHAENALPQSAKATVNCRILPQDDPDDIDRQLKQVINNDKIAVRYTNKPLRSPASPLNGDLVKTVEALTQDMWPGVPVVPAMSTGATDSSYMRNAGIPMYGVSGLFVEPSDRRTHGLDERVEIQRVYDGREFLYRLVKRLAQ; encoded by the coding sequence ATGAGAATGCAGATTGGCCGCTTGCCGACACAAGCCACACTGGCCCTTGCCCTTGCCACGCTGGGAGTCATGGCGTCGGCGCAAACGCTGTCACCGGAAACCCAGCGCTACCACGATATCTACAAAGAGCTGGTGGAAATCAATACCAGCCACTCCGCAGGCGACACTACAAAAGCCGCGCACGCGATGGAAAAACACTTGCTGGACGCCGGTTTCACGGCCAGCGATATCCAGGTGATCGAACCGTTCCCGCGCAAAGGCAACCTGGTGCTGCGTTTCAAGGGCAACGGCAGCAAGCAGCCGCTGCTGTTGCTGGCGCATATCGACGTGGTCGAAGCCAAGCGCGAAGACTGGAAAACCGATCCTTTTCAGCTGCAGGAAACCGGCGGCTATTTCACCGCCCGCGGCTCTATCGACGACAAGGCGATGGCCTCGGCTTTCGTCTCGGTGCTGAGCCAGCTCAAGCAGGAAGGATTCAAGCCCAGCCGCGACATCATCCTGGCGCTGACCACCGATGAAGAGCGTGGCGATGTAGAGAGCAACGGCGCCAAATGGCTGATCGCCAACAAGCCGGAATTGCTCAAGGCAGAGTTCGGCATCAACGAAGGCGGCGGCGGCGAGCTGCGCGACGGCAAGCCCAACCTGCACCGGATCCAGGTCGCCGAGAAAATCTATGCCACCTATGAACTGGAAGCGCGTGATGCCGGTGGCCACAGTTCGACCCCCACTGCCAGCAATCCGATCTATGCCATCGCCGCTGCCCTGAACAGACTGAGCGCCTACCGTTTCCCGGTGCACCTGGCCGAAGTCACCACCGGCTATTTCGCCCGCAGTGCGCCGTTTGCCAGCGGCCAGCTGGCCGCCGACATGCGTGCGGTCGGCAGCGGTAAGCCGGACGCCGCCGCGATAGAACGCTTATCGGCGATCCCCGACTACAACGCACAGTTGCGCAGCACCTGCGTGGCCACCATGGTCAGCGCCGGCCATGCGGAAAACGCGCTGCCGCAATCGGCCAAGGCCACGGTCAACTGCCGCATCCTGCCGCAAGACGATCCGGACGACATAGACCGCCAGCTCAAGCAGGTGATCAATAACGACAAGATCGCGGTGCGCTACACCAACAAACCGCTGCGCAGCCCGGCTTCACCGCTCAACGGCGACCTGGTGAAGACAGTCGAAGCGCTGACCCAGGACATGTGGCCAGGCGTGCCGGTAGTGCCGGCCATGAGCACCGGCGCCACCGACAGCAGCTATATGCGTAATGCCGGCATCCCGATGTACGGCGTCTCGGGCTTGTTCGTCGAGCCTTCCGACCGCCGCACGCACGGCCTCGACGAACGGGTCGAAATCCAGCGCGTTTACGACGGCCGCGAATTCCTCTACCGCCTAGTCAAGCGCCTGGCGCAATAG
- a CDS encoding YccF domain-containing protein — protein MRAILNFLWFVLGGVFMGLGWWLAGAVAFLTIVGIPWGKACFVIGQFTFFPFGREAVSRKELNNRDDIGTGSLGLVGNILWFVFAGIWLAIGHVLSAIACFITIIGIPFGVQHLKLAGIALAPIGKTIVTKEVAAAARRQGAEDSVAKLRGNA, from the coding sequence ATGCGCGCCATCCTCAATTTCCTGTGGTTTGTGCTGGGCGGGGTGTTCATGGGCCTGGGCTGGTGGCTGGCAGGCGCCGTCGCCTTCCTCACGATAGTCGGCATCCCATGGGGCAAAGCCTGTTTCGTGATCGGACAGTTCACTTTCTTCCCCTTCGGCAGGGAAGCCGTGAGCCGCAAGGAACTGAACAACAGAGACGATATCGGCACCGGCAGCCTGGGCCTGGTCGGCAATATCCTGTGGTTCGTGTTTGCCGGCATCTGGCTGGCTATCGGCCATGTGCTGTCGGCCATCGCCTGCTTCATCACCATCATCGGCATTCCATTCGGCGTCCAGCACCTGAAGCTGGCCGGCATTGCGCTGGCGCCGATAGGGAAAACCATTGTGACGAAAGAAGTGGCGGCTGCGGCGCGCCGCCAAGGCGCGGAAGATAGTGTAGCCAAGTTGCGCGGCAACGCGTAG
- a CDS encoding acyclic terpene utilization AtuA family protein: MRHIRIGAGAGYSGDRIEPAIELAEKGEIDYLVFECLAERTIAIAQQARMNDPALGFDPLLAERMQAVLAICSEKKIKIITNMGAANPLAAAAMVRQIAQAMHLKLKVAAITGDDVLDTLKAGDYISDQDIAVNSLGDKLLSANAYIGAAPLVEALAQGADVIITGRVADPALFLAPLIHEFNWAMDDWHRLGQGTLVGHLLECAGQVSGGYFADPGYKDVQGLARLGFPIGEVAEDGSVVITKVTGSGGQVTPATCKEQLLYEIHDPASYLTPDVVADFSAATVREIGPDRVLVQGATGRARPDTLKVSIGYIDSYIGEGQISYAGPGALARGKLAQAIVAERLQLSAAVFDEIRYDLLGTDAIHGAALSAQASEPYEVRVRVSARSGSMRDAIRIGNEVETLYTCGPAGGGGATKTAKEVVAVQSCLLPRRQVTTSVHFE; this comes from the coding sequence ATGAGACATATCCGCATCGGCGCCGGCGCCGGCTACTCCGGCGACCGCATCGAACCCGCCATCGAACTGGCAGAGAAAGGCGAGATCGACTACCTGGTGTTCGAATGCCTGGCCGAGCGCACCATCGCCATTGCCCAGCAGGCCCGGATGAACGATCCTGCGCTCGGCTTCGATCCGCTGCTGGCGGAACGGATGCAGGCTGTGCTCGCCATCTGCAGCGAAAAAAAAATCAAGATCATCACCAATATGGGCGCAGCCAATCCGCTGGCCGCCGCCGCCATGGTCAGGCAGATTGCACAGGCCATGCACCTCAAGCTGAAAGTGGCGGCGATAACCGGCGACGATGTGCTGGATACCCTGAAAGCTGGCGACTACATCAGCGACCAGGACATCGCTGTCAATAGTCTCGGCGACAAGCTGCTGTCGGCCAACGCCTATATCGGCGCCGCGCCCCTGGTGGAGGCGCTGGCACAGGGCGCCGACGTGATCATCACCGGCCGCGTGGCCGATCCGGCGCTGTTCCTGGCGCCCTTGATCCACGAATTCAACTGGGCCATGGACGACTGGCATCGCCTCGGCCAGGGTACGCTGGTCGGGCATTTGCTGGAATGCGCCGGCCAGGTCAGCGGCGGCTACTTCGCCGATCCCGGCTACAAGGATGTTCAGGGACTGGCGCGGCTGGGGTTCCCGATCGGCGAGGTGGCGGAAGACGGTTCGGTGGTCATCACCAAGGTGACGGGCTCCGGCGGCCAGGTAACGCCGGCTACCTGCAAGGAACAGCTGCTGTACGAAATACACGATCCCGCCAGTTACCTGACGCCGGATGTGGTGGCCGATTTTTCCGCGGCCACCGTGCGGGAAATCGGTCCCGACCGGGTGCTGGTGCAAGGCGCTACCGGCCGCGCCAGGCCGGATACCCTGAAAGTATCGATAGGCTACATCGACAGCTACATCGGCGAAGGGCAGATTTCCTATGCCGGCCCGGGCGCGCTGGCGCGCGGCAAACTGGCGCAGGCCATTGTTGCGGAACGGCTGCAACTCAGCGCGGCGGTATTCGATGAAATCCGCTACGACCTGCTGGGCACCGACGCTATCCACGGCGCTGCCTTGTCTGCACAAGCGAGCGAACCGTATGAGGTACGGGTCCGCGTGAGCGCCCGCAGCGGCAGCATGCGCGATGCCATCCGCATCGGCAACGAAGTCGAAACGCTGTACACCTGCGGTCCGGCCGGCGGCGGCGGCGCCACCAAGACGGCGAAGGAAGTGGTCGCGGTGCAGTCATGCCTGCTGCCGCGCCGGCAAGTAACAACCTCTGTGCATTTCGAGTGA
- a CDS encoding DMT family transporter, with product MNFIELLLLAAIWGASFLFLRIAAPEFGPFALIALRVGIAALVLAPVLRSAAARSQCRRKAWPLFVVGLSNSAIPFGLFAYSTLYVNAGIDSILNATTPIWAALIAALWFGQAMNRSQVCGLMLGLAGVAVLVWDTAGAGVAGVPLAIAAALLAAVCYGFAVNYSKRHLAGVQPLVVAFGSQLAASIVLLPPALLSWPQHAIAPSIWICVAALGVVCTGFAYILYFRLIERVGAAYAASVTFLIPVFGLVWGAVFLNEKITPAMLAGCAITLLGTALASGKLNGLLAGKRKRLA from the coding sequence ATGAACTTTATCGAACTGCTCCTGCTCGCCGCGATCTGGGGCGCCTCTTTTCTCTTCCTGCGGATTGCCGCGCCAGAATTCGGTCCCTTCGCGCTGATTGCGCTGCGGGTCGGTATCGCCGCGCTGGTACTGGCGCCAGTGCTGCGCTCAGCCGCTGCCCGCAGCCAATGCCGCCGCAAGGCCTGGCCGCTGTTTGTAGTCGGCCTCAGCAATTCCGCGATACCGTTCGGCCTGTTCGCCTATTCCACCCTGTACGTGAACGCCGGCATCGATTCCATCTTGAATGCAACCACGCCGATCTGGGCTGCCCTGATCGCAGCTCTCTGGTTCGGGCAGGCCATGAACCGCAGCCAGGTCTGCGGCCTGATGCTGGGCTTGGCAGGGGTTGCGGTGCTGGTGTGGGATACGGCGGGCGCTGGCGTTGCGGGCGTGCCGCTGGCGATCGCCGCCGCGCTGCTGGCTGCCGTTTGCTATGGTTTCGCTGTGAACTATTCAAAGCGGCATCTGGCTGGAGTCCAGCCCCTGGTAGTCGCCTTCGGCAGCCAGTTGGCCGCCTCCATAGTACTGCTGCCGCCGGCGCTGCTGTCCTGGCCGCAACATGCGATCGCGCCCTCCATCTGGATTTGCGTCGCGGCGCTCGGCGTGGTCTGCACCGGCTTCGCCTATATCTTGTATTTCCGCCTGATCGAACGGGTAGGCGCAGCTTATGCTGCCTCCGTCACTTTCCTGATTCCGGTCTTCGGGCTGGTCTGGGGCGCCGTTTTCCTTAACGAAAAAATCACACCGGCGATGCTGGCCGGCTGCGCAATCACGCTGCTAGGGACTGCACTCGCTAGCGGCAAGCTGAACGGTTTGTTGGCAGGGAAGCGCAAAAGATTGGCGTGA